A single Natrialba magadii ATCC 43099 DNA region contains:
- the tsaA gene encoding tRNA (N6-threonylcarbamoyladenosine(37)-N6)-methyltransferase TrmO codes for MSEDPFVYEPIGVIRTPFESPDGMPIQPVGDAAVEGLVELEEAYADGLQDLDGFTHCILLYHFHASDDTAPMKVEPFLDDEPRGLFATRAPQRPNPIGLSVVEIESVTDATVTVNSIDVVDQTPLLDIKPFVPDFDVPSDADTGWLTASKSTIQSKQADERFIRPC; via the coding sequence ATGTCCGAAGATCCATTCGTCTACGAGCCGATCGGAGTGATTCGAACGCCTTTCGAATCGCCAGATGGAATGCCGATTCAACCTGTCGGAGACGCCGCTGTAGAGGGACTCGTCGAACTCGAGGAAGCGTACGCGGATGGACTACAAGACCTTGACGGATTTACACATTGCATCTTGCTGTATCACTTTCATGCGTCTGATGACACAGCTCCGATGAAGGTCGAACCGTTCCTCGATGACGAACCGCGGGGACTCTTTGCGACGCGAGCCCCACAGCGTCCGAATCCAATCGGCCTCTCTGTTGTCGAGATTGAGTCCGTCACAGATGCAACAGTGACCGTCAACAGTATCGATGTCGTCGACCAGACACCCTTGCTAGACATTAAGCCCTTTGTTCCCGATTTCGACGTTCCATCTGACGCGGACACTGGGTGGCTCACCGCCTCAAAGTCAACGATTCAATCAAAGCAAGCCGACGAACGGTTTATCAGGCCTTGTTGA
- a CDS encoding winged helix-turn-helix domain-containing protein — protein sequence MKLRQPTDFLILAALEDKGRNVATNLASHTGKSRKNINTRLPVLEDYGLVQKIGPAERSGLYEITSDGKAALIYQDQYNQVDDFEQLIEGPGTATGDNTDNPQASFARGEDETEDP from the coding sequence ATGAAGCTCCGTCAACCAACTGACTTTCTTATCCTTGCGGCACTCGAAGACAAAGGTCGGAACGTTGCGACGAATTTAGCCTCCCACACGGGAAAAAGTCGCAAGAACATCAACACACGATTGCCGGTGCTTGAAGACTACGGCCTCGTTCAGAAGATCGGCCCGGCAGAACGATCCGGGCTGTACGAAATCACGTCCGACGGGAAGGCGGCACTCATCTACCAGGACCAGTATAACCAGGTGGACGACTTCGAGCAGCTCATTGAGGGACCTGGCACCGCCACCGGTGACAACACCGACAATCCTCAAGCGAGTTTCGCTCGCGGCGAAGACGAAACCGAAGACCCCTGA
- a CDS encoding RNA-guided endonuclease InsQ/TnpB family protein gives MKRANRFNVRPRSAKEREVFVRWLDASASLWNETNYTRRQNFLEDDESIWDADTGSLEGKYKGVLSSSVAQQIIRKNSEAWRSFLSLNEKYHAGKLNEKPSPPGYWGSKDDGRVLRTYVRNDQYTIEYGERSRLEVPIGSELKDELGLNRNQRLRVEVAGEPKWSGEQNRLEIVYDETADTFRAFQPVTVPDSRLDSPLASHEAALDVGVNNLVACTTTTGFQFLFEGRNLFEQFRKTTERIAHYQSLLENQRESSKRIDRLYRKRTNRRNHAQDTLVRELTERLYDEGVSTLYVGDIKGVLSTHWSPCVNEKTHNFWAYRRFINRLEDVCEEYGITVNEVSEAWTTQMCPECGEHKGTIRHEDSLACPCGFEGHADLVASESFLRRQNTEVGSMARPVYLKWNNHNWREHHNPPSLVETTANEAYTDQSTTVGGNVAVGESQDD, from the coding sequence ATGAAGCGAGCCAACCGGTTCAACGTTCGCCCTCGCTCTGCGAAAGAGCGCGAGGTGTTCGTTCGTTGGTTGGACGCTTCTGCGAGTCTCTGGAACGAGACAAACTACACTCGCCGCCAAAACTTCCTCGAAGACGATGAAAGCATCTGGGACGCCGACACCGGTAGTCTCGAAGGTAAGTACAAGGGTGTCCTCAGCAGTTCCGTCGCCCAGCAGATCATCCGCAAAAACTCCGAAGCGTGGCGGTCATTCCTCTCGCTCAACGAAAAGTACCACGCCGGGAAACTCAACGAGAAGCCGTCTCCACCCGGATACTGGGGCAGCAAAGACGATGGGCGGGTACTCCGCACGTACGTTCGCAACGACCAGTACACCATAGAGTACGGCGAACGTTCCCGACTTGAAGTCCCGATCGGCTCCGAACTCAAAGACGAACTTGGGTTGAATCGGAACCAACGCCTCCGCGTTGAAGTTGCTGGTGAGCCGAAATGGAGCGGCGAGCAGAACCGGCTTGAAATTGTGTACGACGAAACCGCAGATACGTTCAGGGCTTTCCAACCAGTCACCGTGCCTGATTCTCGACTGGACTCACCACTGGCTTCCCACGAAGCCGCCTTGGACGTGGGCGTGAACAACCTCGTCGCCTGCACAACAACGACCGGCTTTCAATTCCTGTTCGAAGGACGTAACCTGTTCGAGCAGTTCCGGAAAACCACGGAACGTATCGCACACTACCAGTCACTCCTCGAAAACCAGCGTGAGTCGAGCAAGCGCATCGACCGCTTGTATCGCAAGCGCACAAACCGGCGGAACCACGCCCAAGACACCCTCGTCCGCGAGCTCACGGAACGTCTGTACGACGAGGGCGTTTCGACGCTGTACGTCGGGGACATCAAGGGCGTGCTTTCGACGCACTGGTCGCCGTGTGTGAACGAAAAGACGCACAACTTCTGGGCGTACCGCCGGTTTATCAACCGCCTCGAAGACGTGTGTGAGGAGTACGGTATCACGGTCAACGAGGTATCTGAAGCGTGGACAACTCAGATGTGTCCCGAATGTGGCGAGCACAAAGGGACTATTCGTCACGAGGATTCGCTGGCGTGTCCGTGCGGATTCGAGGGGCACGCTGACCTCGTCGCATCGGAATCGTTCCTGAGACGGCAGAACACCGAAGTCGGGTCGATGGCACGGCCCGTGTATCTCAAGTGGAACAATCACAACTGGCGGGAACATCACAACCCGCCCTCCCTAGTGGAGACAACGGCTAACGAGGCGTACACAGACCAGAGTACCACCGTGGGTGGGAATGTCGCTGTCGGGGAATCTCAGGACGACTGA
- a CDS encoding carotenoid oxygenase family protein: MSNATDRAYELGFRTVDTEYADRQLPVEGTVPSWLSGALIRNGPGRFEFGGKRATHWFDGLAMLRRYGFADGTVSYTNRFLRTDAYAAADTGHGAAEFATGDDSFRRPLRWLRSLGPPEPTDNATVHVAQLGEHFVALTEAPRRIAFDPVTLETRGEFRWRDDIPEHLATAHLQVDPNREETIGYSTEFGLSPMYHFYRIPNGRAGRRHVATVPAAGPGYVHDCSITESHIVIVETPLRIAMAKALVPWTDGFLDLLEYDEAATTRFIVVDWDTESLAATLETSPFFTFHHVNAYEDDDELVLDLVAFDDDQIVRALTFDALSEDGFAAAPDGRFVRFRLHPGEGRVRRSERYDGGMELPTVPKPVRGRQYRYAYAQATDRKGANGLVKLDVERGTATEWWERGVYVEEPRMVRRPGGTAEDDGVVIATALDTKQERSMLLVFDAETVVERARAPLPHAVPFGFHGRFFPAV; this comes from the coding sequence ATGTCGAACGCAACCGATCGCGCCTACGAACTCGGGTTTCGAACGGTCGACACCGAGTACGCCGACCGGCAGCTACCGGTTGAGGGGACCGTGCCGTCGTGGCTCTCCGGGGCGTTGATCCGGAACGGCCCGGGCCGGTTCGAGTTCGGCGGCAAGCGTGCGACCCACTGGTTCGACGGTCTGGCGATGCTCCGCCGCTACGGGTTCGCGGACGGCACCGTTTCGTATACAAACCGGTTCCTACGGACCGACGCGTACGCGGCCGCCGACACCGGCCACGGCGCGGCGGAGTTCGCAACGGGCGACGATTCGTTCCGCCGGCCCCTGCGGTGGCTCCGGTCGCTCGGACCGCCCGAACCGACGGACAACGCGACCGTCCACGTCGCCCAACTCGGCGAGCACTTCGTCGCGCTCACCGAGGCACCGCGGCGGATCGCGTTCGATCCGGTGACACTCGAGACCCGCGGCGAATTTCGCTGGCGCGACGACATTCCGGAGCATCTGGCGACAGCCCACCTCCAGGTCGATCCCAATCGCGAGGAAACGATCGGCTACAGCACGGAGTTCGGTCTCTCTCCGATGTATCACTTCTACCGGATCCCCAACGGACGTGCCGGCCGACGGCACGTCGCTACCGTGCCGGCCGCTGGCCCCGGGTACGTCCACGACTGTTCGATCACCGAGTCACATATCGTCATCGTGGAGACGCCGCTCCGGATCGCGATGGCGAAGGCACTGGTCCCGTGGACCGACGGATTTCTCGACCTTCTCGAGTACGACGAGGCGGCCACGACCAGGTTCATCGTCGTCGATTGGGACACGGAGAGCCTCGCCGCGACGCTCGAAACGTCGCCGTTCTTCACGTTCCACCACGTCAACGCCTACGAGGACGACGACGAGTTGGTTCTCGACCTCGTCGCGTTCGACGACGACCAGATCGTCCGAGCGCTCACCTTCGATGCCCTCTCGGAGGACGGCTTTGCCGCGGCGCCGGACGGTCGGTTTGTGAGATTCCGGCTCCATCCCGGCGAGGGACGCGTCCGACGCTCAGAACGATACGACGGCGGGATGGAGCTCCCGACAGTTCCCAAACCGGTTCGGGGCCGACAGTACCGGTACGCGTATGCACAGGCGACCGACAGGAAGGGTGCAAACGGACTGGTCAAACTCGATGTCGAACGGGGAACCGCGACGGAGTGGTGGGAGCGCGGCGTCTACGTCGAAGAGCCGCGGATGGTTCGACGACCGGGCGGGACGGCCGAGGACGACGGCGTCGTGATCGCGACGGCGCTGGACACCAAACAGGAGCGATCGATGCTGCTCGTATTCGATGCGGAAACGGTAGTCGAGAGAGCGCGTGCACCTCTGCCACACGCCGTTCCGTTCGGCTTCCACGGTCGGTTCTTTCCGGCGGTGTGA
- a CDS encoding CPBP family intramembrane glutamic endopeptidase — MTATRRSLLAFVLLTFLISWTPWGILVVLGMAPGEELTFDPAFVLFAIGGLGPPIAAVVVTQFTEGGQSTRQLLRRLLRWRVGSRWYGVAVLLPGVFVISAILLDWLILGVTTPLPTPDLALLFVGMVIVNSMFAGLEEIGWRGFALPRLQSSLDALTASLVIGVVWLIWHAPLMILPGAVQTDLPALPYAIQTIALAVLFTWLYNSTRGSLLLVVLLHGSFNAWIGSILLLRDDIDPFTYWVIALVVCVITIGVIAVYGTEHLSRIERQTA; from the coding sequence ATGACCGCCACTCGGCGATCACTTCTCGCGTTTGTTCTGCTAACGTTTCTCATCTCCTGGACTCCCTGGGGAATACTCGTCGTACTCGGCATGGCGCCCGGAGAAGAGTTAACGTTCGACCCGGCGTTCGTTCTCTTTGCTATCGGCGGCCTCGGCCCACCAATTGCGGCTGTGGTTGTTACACAGTTCACCGAGGGGGGCCAAAGCACCCGTCAGTTATTGCGCCGACTCCTCCGGTGGCGAGTCGGCTCGCGTTGGTATGGCGTCGCGGTATTGCTTCCGGGCGTCTTCGTCATCAGTGCGATTCTGCTTGACTGGCTGATTCTGGGGGTGACCACGCCGCTTCCGACCCCCGATCTCGCCCTCCTGTTCGTCGGGATGGTCATCGTGAATTCCATGTTTGCAGGGCTGGAGGAAATCGGGTGGCGGGGCTTTGCACTCCCACGGTTACAGTCGTCGTTGGATGCACTGACTGCGAGTCTCGTTATCGGCGTGGTCTGGTTGATCTGGCATGCCCCCTTGATGATCCTTCCCGGGGCGGTTCAAACGGACCTCCCAGCTCTCCCATATGCCATTCAGACTATTGCCCTCGCAGTGCTTTTCACGTGGTTGTACAATAGTACGCGAGGGAGTCTCTTACTCGTCGTCCTCCTGCATGGGTCGTTCAACGCATGGATAGGGAGTATTTTGCTTCTACGTGACGACATAGATCCGTTCACGTACTGGGTGATTGCGCTCGTCGTCTGTGTAATCACCATCGGGGTGATAGCCGTCTATGGAACCGAGCATCTATCCAGGATCGAGCGACAGACAGCATGA
- a CDS encoding pyridoxamine 5'-phosphate oxidase family protein encodes MTTELSQEETDLLLRDLGIGVLALTNGSEAYSIPESFGYDGETLYFQFVHTPDSKKMALLETTETATFTVYDEQPTQSVLVQGPVEPIPEGNESKATTAIAENASIPTVNVYPDTTPDEFTIDYYRLRPTAITGRQFNVFTPAPADQ; translated from the coding sequence ATGACTACTGAGTTATCACAAGAGGAGACCGATTTATTGCTCCGTGATCTGGGTATTGGTGTCTTAGCGCTCACTAACGGTTCAGAGGCGTATTCAATTCCCGAATCATTCGGTTACGACGGCGAGACACTATACTTTCAGTTTGTCCACACACCAGATAGCAAGAAAATGGCATTGCTCGAAACGACAGAGACAGCAACGTTCACGGTCTACGACGAACAGCCGACCCAGAGCGTCCTTGTGCAAGGGCCGGTCGAACCTATCCCTGAGGGAAACGAATCAAAGGCCACCACAGCAATCGCAGAAAACGCCTCTATTCCAACCGTGAATGTCTACCCGGACACGACTCCTGACGAGTTCACAATAGATTACTACCGTTTACGCCCAACTGCAATTACCGGCCGACAGTTCAACGTATTCACCCCAGCGCCCGCCGATCAGTAA
- a CDS encoding saccharopine dehydrogenase family protein, with translation MSNTDRTYDLVVWGATGVAGRLVAEYLTEQYTSDDLSLALGGRDETRLRELEAVLVEQRAGWEELPIVIGDAMEPESLRAIAEDTRVVCTTVGPYTTYGTPLVEACISAGTDYCDLTGEINWVREMIDRYHDDAVDAGARIVHSCGFDSIPADLATLLAQSFAMDEFGTPCDLVRIYLEDGRGGVSGGTMSSIVEVFRAASTDPVARQTLRNPYSLAPPGERDGVDPGAQTLPRKDPLRGEWTGPSPMAVMNERVIRRSNALLEYPWGREFECTEVIPVGSGPLGMVGASAVSAGLGLVTGVLAVGPTREALRRFAFPDPGEGPTREEIENGYFTIRVLGRGTATDGPFVVESRISADRDPGYGATAKMLGEAAMCLVNEDINSPLEGGILTPAAAIGDPLADGLRRAGLVVEVDEWDSDQT, from the coding sequence GTGTCAAACACCGACCGGACATACGACCTCGTCGTCTGGGGTGCAACCGGCGTCGCCGGCCGTCTCGTTGCCGAGTACCTCACCGAACAGTACACGTCGGACGACCTCTCGCTCGCCCTTGGCGGTCGTGACGAAACGCGGCTTCGCGAACTGGAAGCTGTGCTCGTGGAGCAGCGCGCCGGATGGGAGGAACTCCCGATCGTCATCGGCGATGCAATGGAGCCGGAGAGCCTGCGCGCTATCGCCGAGGATACCCGCGTCGTCTGTACGACTGTCGGCCCGTACACCACGTATGGCACGCCCCTCGTCGAGGCGTGTATCTCGGCCGGAACGGACTACTGCGACCTCACCGGAGAGATAAACTGGGTTCGGGAGATGATCGACCGCTACCACGACGATGCGGTCGATGCGGGTGCTCGTATCGTCCACAGTTGCGGGTTCGATTCGATCCCGGCCGATCTCGCCACGTTGCTCGCACAGTCGTTCGCCATGGACGAGTTCGGGACCCCCTGTGATCTGGTTCGTATCTACCTCGAGGACGGTCGCGGCGGGGTGAGCGGCGGAACGATGTCGAGCATCGTCGAAGTGTTCCGGGCTGCGTCCACCGATCCGGTCGCCCGGCAGACGCTTCGGAACCCCTATTCGCTGGCGCCGCCGGGCGAGCGCGACGGCGTCGATCCGGGCGCACAGACCCTCCCGAGAAAAGATCCGCTGCGAGGGGAGTGGACGGGACCGTCGCCGATGGCGGTCATGAACGAGCGGGTGATTCGACGGAGTAACGCCCTTCTGGAGTATCCGTGGGGTCGCGAGTTCGAGTGTACGGAGGTCATCCCTGTCGGATCGGGCCCCCTCGGTATGGTGGGTGCAAGCGCTGTCTCGGCTGGCCTCGGGTTGGTGACTGGAGTACTGGCCGTTGGCCCGACGCGAGAAGCGCTCCGTCGCTTCGCGTTCCCCGATCCGGGCGAGGGACCAACGAGGGAGGAGATCGAGAACGGGTACTTCACGATTCGCGTACTCGGTCGCGGAACCGCTACTGACGGGCCGTTCGTTGTCGAGAGTCGAATCAGCGCCGACCGGGATCCGGGATATGGTGCGACCGCGAAGATGCTCGGCGAGGCCGCGATGTGTCTCGTGAACGAGGACATCAACTCGCCGCTTGAGGGTGGTATTCTCACTCCGGCGGCTGCTATCGGTGATCCGCTTGCCGACGGGCTGCGCCGGGCGGGACTGGTCGTCGAAGTGGACGAGTGGGACTCCGATCAGACGTAG
- a CDS encoding 2Fe-2S iron-sulfur cluster-binding protein, whose amino-acid sequence MPTITIRGRDLECERGAVLRDVLLRADESPHNGRADALNCRGLGTCGTCAVAVSGEVGEPGPRERLRLSTPPHDADSGLRLACQVRVEDDLVVEKYPGFWGQHTDRTEKGNEDTEEP is encoded by the coding sequence ATGCCAACAATCACCATTCGTGGCCGGGACCTCGAGTGTGAACGGGGTGCAGTGCTCCGGGACGTTCTTCTCCGAGCGGACGAGTCACCGCACAACGGCCGGGCAGACGCCCTCAACTGTCGCGGGTTGGGGACGTGTGGCACCTGTGCTGTTGCGGTATCCGGCGAGGTGGGAGAGCCCGGGCCCCGGGAACGACTTCGACTGTCGACTCCGCCGCACGATGCCGATTCCGGGCTCCGACTTGCCTGCCAGGTCCGCGTCGAAGACGACCTGGTCGTCGAGAAATACCCTGGGTTCTGGGGTCAGCACACCGATCGAACGGAGAAGGGGAACGAGGATACGGAGGAACCGTGA
- a CDS encoding NAD(P)-binding domain-containing protein — translation MSDISVIGCGAMGSALIETLAKRNTRVSIWNRTRERALALAGPHVTVVDSVEEAIDRSPLTIVCVAGYDVTKSLIEEASVSLDGKTIGSTSFVTHDQGRQLDELIRSDGGRYLDVEILGYPSDIGMESTPLYLSGDRAAFKEARPLLTDLGTVKYVSSTPGDAYISGLAVLLPYLPMAVSIFQGAKVCERNDIPLEWYTQEIRTVYPQHIDRLCETVEIDPDPADPGNIEASVRTWGDGAKEYADYLESADLDAGIYQALHRLFIAGIEAGRGDHDWSCIGDIAADHPTT, via the coding sequence ATGAGCGACATCTCGGTGATCGGCTGCGGGGCGATGGGGAGCGCTCTCATCGAAACGCTGGCCAAACGGAACACCCGCGTGAGTATCTGGAATCGAACCCGTGAACGAGCGTTGGCACTTGCCGGGCCGCACGTAACTGTGGTCGATTCGGTCGAAGAGGCGATAGACCGTAGTCCTCTGACGATCGTATGTGTCGCCGGATACGACGTAACGAAATCGCTGATAGAGGAGGCTTCGGTGAGCCTCGACGGAAAAACGATCGGGAGCACCTCGTTCGTGACGCACGATCAGGGACGCCAACTTGACGAACTCATCCGATCGGACGGCGGACGATACCTAGATGTGGAGATCCTGGGTTATCCGAGCGATATCGGCATGGAATCTACACCCCTGTACCTGTCCGGTGACCGGGCCGCGTTCAAGGAGGCTCGACCGCTGCTGACCGACCTCGGGACCGTGAAATACGTTAGTTCTACTCCTGGGGATGCCTATATCAGTGGACTCGCCGTGTTACTCCCATACTTACCGATGGCTGTCAGCATCTTCCAGGGAGCGAAGGTTTGCGAGCGCAACGATATCCCGCTGGAGTGGTACACCCAGGAAATTCGGACAGTGTATCCACAGCACATCGACCGACTCTGTGAGACGGTAGAGATCGACCCCGATCCGGCTGATCCGGGGAACATCGAAGCCTCAGTGCGTACCTGGGGAGACGGTGCCAAAGAGTACGCTGACTACCTCGAATCGGCGGATCTCGATGCGGGAATCTATCAGGCGTTACACCGCCTGTTTATAGCAGGGATCGAAGCGGGGCGTGGGGACCATGATTGGTCATGTATCGGTGACATCGCTGCGGACCATCCCACCACTTGA
- a CDS encoding DUF2080 family transposase-associated protein: MEDRFEINGHEVIEGEVKPTGNGAHVLVPKDWRGADVKIVRTSQPNEG, translated from the coding sequence ATGGAGGACCGCTTCGAAATCAACGGCCACGAAGTCATCGAAGGCGAGGTCAAACCCACCGGCAATGGAGCCCACGTCCTCGTCCCCAAAGACTGGCGTGGCGCAGACGTCAAAATCGTTCGCACCAGCCAGCCCAACGAAGGCTAA
- a CDS encoding RNA-splicing ligase RtcB: protein MTLRLEGEYTTARIMVDDESLVEANCLEQIRELIDHPAFTEPVRVMPDAHWGAGAPVGFTMELPDKIVPNIVGVDVGCGMAATNIGAELPLEGPERERRIRERVPMGRDVLDYDDAPHLVDEFPFERANDVFDRFAAAYEERFGRPIDPLEFDFDGYDGDYFKRLCRRVLARQRQGIGHVIRSAGTLGGGNHFIEFAKARETGHYWLVVHSGSRYLGKSIAEFWQHRASQYRHADAIRDAIPERYDEYLEFDLETVSDHGLYEWVTGGKGKSHLDKERLRADFEGKEIEEAFDVLSRPQDLVDERNEELDWLEGREAHGYYVDMLFAQQYARWNRELMSEAVCDELNVDPIDRIESIHNYIDFRDLTIRKGATPAREGQRLIIPFNMAEGSILARGKGNQEWNQTAPHGAGRIMGRGEAHEKLSVEAFEAAMADVYSESVVEAVVDEAPMAYKPTEAIADAIEPTAEIVDWLDVVHNLKAKE from the coding sequence GTGACACTCAGACTCGAGGGCGAGTACACAACCGCCCGAATCATGGTCGACGACGAGTCGCTCGTCGAAGCGAACTGCCTCGAGCAGATTCGCGAACTCATCGACCATCCGGCGTTTACCGAACCGGTCAGGGTGATGCCGGACGCCCACTGGGGTGCAGGCGCACCCGTCGGGTTCACGATGGAACTTCCCGACAAGATCGTGCCGAACATCGTCGGTGTCGACGTCGGCTGTGGGATGGCCGCCACCAACATCGGGGCCGAACTCCCACTCGAGGGACCGGAACGCGAACGACGCATCCGCGAGCGCGTGCCGATGGGGCGAGACGTCCTCGACTACGACGACGCTCCACATCTCGTCGACGAGTTTCCCTTCGAGCGTGCGAACGACGTCTTCGACCGGTTCGCCGCCGCTTACGAGGAGCGCTTTGGTCGGCCAATCGACCCACTCGAGTTCGACTTCGATGGCTACGACGGCGACTACTTCAAACGATTGTGCCGGCGCGTCCTTGCTCGCCAGCGCCAGGGGATCGGACACGTCATTCGGAGCGCGGGCACCCTCGGTGGCGGCAACCACTTCATCGAGTTCGCGAAGGCACGCGAGACGGGCCACTACTGGCTGGTCGTCCACAGCGGTTCGCGCTACCTGGGGAAATCCATCGCCGAGTTCTGGCAACACAGAGCAAGTCAGTATCGCCACGCCGACGCCATCCGTGACGCCATTCCCGAACGGTACGACGAGTATCTCGAGTTCGACCTCGAGACGGTGAGCGATCACGGCCTCTACGAGTGGGTCACCGGCGGCAAAGGCAAGTCCCATCTCGATAAGGAGCGTCTCCGAGCGGATTTCGAGGGCAAGGAGATTGAGGAAGCGTTCGACGTGCTTTCGCGACCACAGGACCTGGTCGATGAGCGCAACGAGGAACTCGACTGGCTCGAGGGTAGGGAAGCCCACGGCTACTACGTGGATATGCTCTTCGCCCAGCAGTATGCCCGGTGGAACCGCGAGCTGATGAGTGAAGCCGTCTGCGACGAACTGAACGTCGACCCGATCGATCGGATCGAGTCGATCCACAACTACATCGATTTTCGTGATTTAACGATTCGCAAGGGGGCGACGCCGGCACGTGAGGGCCAACGGTTGATCATCCCGTTCAATATGGCAGAGGGATCAATCCTGGCCCGCGGAAAGGGGAACCAGGAGTGGAACCAGACGGCACCCCACGGAGCAGGACGCATCATGGGTCGAGGAGAAGCCCACGAGAAACTGAGCGTCGAGGCGTTCGAAGCGGCGATGGCAGATGTCTACTCGGAGTCGGTCGTCGAGGCTGTCGTCGACGAAGCACCGATGGCGTACAAGCCGACTGAGGCGATTGCAGACGCGATCGAACCGACCGCGGAGATCGTCGACTGGCTCGATGTCGTGCACAATCTCAAGGCTAAAGAGTGA
- a CDS encoding manganese-dependent inorganic pyrophosphatase yields MSQPLYVIGHQQPDTDAVCSALAYAWLKQSQEVDAVPARAGEVNPETQFVLNFWSVQTPPLLEDAATERLILVDHNEYSQTVPGAREAEIVEIVDHHRIGDVTTSNPIFFRNEPVGSTATILTHLYDEADEPIDSETAGLLLSGLLSDTVVLRSPTTTDTDRVVAERLAETAGVEIETYGKDLLQQKSKLGNKSPREMVLGDFKEFEFGSHHVGIGQVETVTPEAVLEQQAVVLAAMDDIVDEREFTTLLLLVTDLLDEDSTVLVAGDYTDTVADALDTTFTDQKAFLPGVMSRKKQVVPSLEDAFS; encoded by the coding sequence ATGTCACAGCCGCTCTACGTTATCGGCCACCAACAGCCAGATACGGATGCGGTCTGCTCTGCACTCGCGTATGCGTGGTTGAAACAATCGCAGGAAGTGGATGCTGTCCCGGCACGAGCTGGTGAGGTGAACCCTGAAACCCAGTTTGTTTTAAATTTCTGGAGTGTGCAGACCCCGCCCCTTCTGGAGGATGCCGCGACGGAACGGCTCATTCTCGTTGATCACAACGAGTACAGCCAGACCGTGCCTGGCGCTCGGGAGGCAGAGATCGTCGAAATCGTGGATCACCATCGTATCGGTGACGTGACAACCAGCAACCCCATCTTCTTCCGGAACGAACCAGTTGGCTCAACCGCGACCATTCTCACGCACCTGTACGACGAGGCAGACGAACCGATCGACAGTGAGACCGCTGGGCTGTTGCTAAGTGGTCTCTTGAGTGACACTGTCGTCCTCCGATCGCCTACGACCACCGACACGGATCGAGTTGTGGCCGAGCGCCTAGCGGAGACAGCCGGTGTGGAAATCGAGACGTACGGAAAAGATCTCCTCCAACAAAAAAGCAAACTCGGTAATAAAAGCCCGCGTGAGATGGTTCTTGGCGATTTCAAGGAGTTCGAATTTGGATCGCATCACGTCGGGATCGGTCAAGTCGAAACTGTCACCCCGGAAGCAGTGCTGGAGCAGCAAGCCGTTGTTCTCGCCGCGATGGACGATATCGTTGATGAGCGGGAGTTCACCACCCTCCTATTACTTGTCACTGACCTCCTTGACGAGGACTCGACTGTCCTCGTTGCCGGTGATTACACAGACACTGTCGCGGACGCCCTCGACACGACGTTTACCGATCAGAAAGCGTTCTTGCCAGGCGTCATGTCCCGGAAAAAGCAGGTAGTCCCGTCCCTTGAGGACGCTTTCAGTTGA